The genomic window TCGAAGCGGTCGACCGCGCCCTCCCCGCGGCGCACATGCGCGCGCTGCAGGCCCTCCTCCACCGGCACATCGAGAACGATGGTCAGGTCCGGCCAGGTGTCGCCGATGATGATGCGCTCCAGCCGCTTGATCAGGCGCGGATCGACATGGCCCAGCACGCCCTGATAGACGCGCGTGGAATCGGCAAAGCGGTCTGAAATGACCCAGATACCCTTCTCCAAAGCGGGCCTGATCGTCGTCGCCAGATGATCGTCGCGCGCGGCCGCGAACAGCAGGGCCTCGGCTTCGGCACCGAGCGGCTTGGCGGCGCCGGACAACAGGATATGGCGGATGACTTCGGCCGCGGGCGAGCCGCCGGGCTCGCGGGTCAGCTTCACCCCGACGCCCAGCGTCTTCAACTTTTCGCCGAGGAGCCTCGCCTGGGTCGACTTGCCGGACCCCTCACCGCCCTCGAATGTGATGAATTTTCCGCGCATCTCGTGTCTCTGGCCGCCGGCAAACACCGGCTCCAAGCTTCTTGTTTTACACTTATAGCTTCTTGATGCCGGCGCGTACCATGCCGCCGAACAATTCGCCTACCGCATCGAAGGCCCGGCGCGTCAGCGAACCTTCATCCACACTCTCAGCGGCTTCCAGCGGCACTTCAAGAGCGACATTCTCGCCCCGCCAAACCTTGAGGACGCCGATCTGCTTGCCCTTCTCGACAGGCGCCGAAACCGGGCCGCGATAAACGATCCGCGCCAGAATCCGCTCGCCCGAATTCTTCGGCACCATCAAACGTACCGCCTTGCGTCCCGCGGCGACCAGCGGCACGTAACGGCTCTCGCCGCCAAACAGGC from Pseudorhodoplanes sp. includes these protein-coding regions:
- the tmk gene encoding dTMP kinase; protein product: MRGKFITFEGGEGSGKSTQARLLGEKLKTLGVGVKLTREPGGSPAAEVIRHILLSGAAKPLGAEAEALLFAAARDDHLATTIRPALEKGIWVISDRFADSTRVYQGVLGHVDPRLIKRLERIIIGDTWPDLTIVLDVPVEEGLQRAHVRRGEGAVDRFEGEAAEFHSKLREAYRQLAASEPGRCVLIDATQPREKVSEQIWSLVNERLDPATAPMVFEDQIS